In the Topomyia yanbarensis strain Yona2022 chromosome 3, ASM3024719v1, whole genome shotgun sequence genome, one interval contains:
- the LOC131691485 gene encoding zinc finger protein 728-like: MELVNGLSKPIKTEKETTEKTSGTERVATISPNGIGTNSDRSKLSDSHWEFMDQINMSSKQRKRTEGDVCAQEFLRNRLLGRTMLTDTGKRPYKCHICEKSFNRQSDLTLHKKIHSNERPHKCKICGKGFLQKKLVEPHMVTHTGERPYKCDICDKSFAHQSTLCRHRTNHSNERQHKCEICGKEFLQKHHLKQHMLTHTVQRLYKCDICGKTFNKEKIFSRHRKIHSDKRPHICEVCGKGFPRKYLLEQHMLTHTGERPYKCDICGKSFTQQSVLTLHRKIHSDERPHKCEICGKGFLQKYLLEQHMLTHTGELPYKCEICGKGFVQKCWLARHMLTHTGRLPYKCEICDKGFIQKCVLERHMLTHTGDRPFKCDICGKSFYETRNLKLHVVAHTGDRPYKCDICEKSFNRQSDLNLHKKIHSNERPHKCEICGKGFLQKKQVEPHMVTHTGERPYKCHICDKSFARQSILTVHSKMHSNERPHKCEICGEGFVQKYLLEQHVITHTGECGE, translated from the exons ATGGAGCTCGTGAATGGACTTTCGAAACCAATTAAGACGGAGAAAGAAACCACCGAAAAAACCAGCGGTACTGAACGTGTGGCAACGATTTCACCAAATGG CATTGGTACTAACAGCGATCGTTCAAAATTATCTGATTCACATTGGGAGTTCATGGATCAGATAAATATGTCTTCGAAACAACGGAAGCGAACCGAAGGTGACGTATGTGCACAAGAATTTCTTCGGAATCGTCTCCTGGGGCGAACTATGTTAACCGATACTGGCAAGCGACCGTACAAATGTCATATATGTGAAAAATCATTTAACCGTCAGAGTGACTTAACTTTGCACAAAAAGATACACAGTAATGAACGACCACATAAATGCAAGATATGTGGCAAAGGATTCCTTCAGAAGAAGCTGGTTGAACCACATATGGTAACTCACACTGGCGAGCGGCCGTATAAATGTGATATATGTGACAAATCATTTGCCCATCAGAGTACCTTATGTAGGCACAGAACGAATCACAGTAATGAACGACAGCATAAATGCGAGATATGTGGCAAAGAATTCCTTCAGAAGCATCACCTGAAGCAACATATGTTAACTCACACTGTCCAGCGGCTGTACAAATGTGATATTTGTGGCAAAACGTTTAATAAGGAGAAAATTTTTAGTAGGCACAGAAAAATTCACAGTGATAAACGACCACATATATGCGAGGTATGCGGCAAAGGATTTCCTCGAAAGTATCTGCTTGAGCAACATATGTTAACTCACACTGGCGAGCGGCCGTATAAATGTGATATATGTGGAAAATCATTTACCCAACAGAGTGTCTTAACTTTACACAGAAAAATTCACAGTGATGAACGACCGCATAAATGCGAGATATGTGGCAAAGGATTTCTTCAAAAGTATCTGCTTGAGCAACATATGCTAACTCACACTGGCGAGTTGCCGTACAAATGCGAGATATGTGGCAAAGGATTCGTTCAGAAGTGTTGGCTTGCGCGACATATGTTAACTCACACTGGTAGGTTACCGTACAAATGCGAGATATGTGATAAAGGATTCATTCAGAAGTGTGTGCTTGAGCGACATATGTTAACTCACACCGGCGATCGGCCGTTCAAATGTGATATCTGTGGCAAATCATTTTATGAGACGCGTAACTTGAAACTACATGTGGTAGCTCACACTGGCGATCGGCCGTATAAATGTGATATATGTGAAAAATCATTTAACCGTCAGAGTGACTTAAATTTGCACAAAAAGATACACAGTAATGAACGACCACATAAATGCGAGATATGTGGCAAAGGATTCCTTCAGAAGAAGCAGGTTGAACCACATATGGTAACTCACACTGGCGAGCGGCCATACAAATGTCATATATGTGACAAATCATTTGCCCGTCAGAGTATCTTAACTGTGCACAGCAAGATGCACAGTAATGAACGACCGCATAAATGCGAGATATGTGGCGAAGGATTCGTTCAGAAGTATCTGCTTGAGCAACATGTGATAACTCACACTGGCGAGTGTGGGGAATAG